The Nerophis ophidion isolate RoL-2023_Sa linkage group LG09, RoL_Noph_v1.0, whole genome shotgun sequence genome contains a region encoding:
- the ddx51 gene encoding ATP-dependent RNA helicase DDX51 isoform X6, with protein sequence MALFQIKRYLGDDEDGITSDEDGITSKEARSLKLLAKLNQKATKKQKCLPDQSPQLSDKNERSVDRPETKKADDSRQETLRSKKRKSDAVMIKSEHEDNKKKQLSDRNEGSVDRPETKKADGSRQETLRSKKRKSDPVISNSEHEDNKKKQLSDKNEGGVDRPETKKADDNRQENLRSKKRKSDAVISNSEYEDKKKKKKKIKDGNEKQTFPSGSAVNSPSDGNDKQKCPSGSAVNSPSDRNEKKNYKSGRAVKSPSDASVTVKEAKDERTEYRIQKEDKKKTSVPTAKKKQNCPSRRAVKSHSDAPVTVKKTEDERTEYQFQKEDKKKTSVPSGDEKQNCLSGRAVKSHSDAPVTVKKTEDERTEYQFQKEDKKKTSVPSGDEKQNCLSGSPVDSPSDRNQKQNCPSVSGSAVHSHSDAPATVKETKDERTEYQIQKEDTKKTSVPSGFMLLGGYENKQVNKVERVLPQWLAKPDVFHRDVKSKLLPISDIRGLSAPLLSSLQKNGIEHFFPVQAEVIPAILESAHHGALIGRAGFKPRDFCVSAPTGSGKTLAYVIPIVQVLMERVVCEIRVLAVLPTKELAEQVCKVFSTYVLETPLSVVMLAGLKSFAAEQNLLSKLRCGQQRSLADIVVATPGRLVEHINHNSAFCLDHLRFLIIDEADRMIDSMDHFWLIEVMKAVYKKTRGPEKISIFTRTELSYVTAACLSPPQTPLQKLLFSATLTKNPEKLQQLGLNQPRLFSSTNYSNDAWPVVGGHRHEPFDFPPGLSEFYVPCTLSKKPLIILHFILRLKLRPILCFANSRETAHRLYLLVKLFGGVKVAEFSSQLLPHKRKATLKAFEQKKIHLLISTDIAARGIDITGVKCVVNYDAPQFIRSYIHRIGRTARAGKSGLAFTFVLGIQENNFLHMVAEAGSPGIQKQTIIPSNLRSMEGRYEQALQKLASVIKVKQQNRFI encoded by the exons GTATCTTGGAGATGATGAGGACGGGATTACTTCAGATGAGGATGGGATTACTTCCAAGGAGGCCCGCTCCCTGAAGTTACTCGCCAAACTGAATCAGAAGGCGACAAAGAAGCAGAAGTGTTTACCAGACCAGTCACCGCAGCTTTCTGACAAAAATGAAAGGAGTGTTGATCGTCCAGAGACAAAAAAGGCAGATGACAGCAGACAAGAAACCCTCAGATCTAAAAAACGGAAATCAGATGCTGTAATGATTAAATCGGAACATGAGGATAACAAGAAAAAACAGCTTTCTGACAGAAATGAAGGGAGTGTTGATCGTCCAGAGACAAAAAAGGCAGATGGCAGCAGACAAGAAACCCTCAGATCTAAAAAACGGAAATCAGACCCTGTAATAAGTAATTCAGAACATGAGGATAACAAGAAAAAACAGCTTTCTGACAAAAATGAAGGGGGTGTTGATCGTCCAGAGACAAAAAAGGCAGATGACAACAGACAAGAAAACCTCAGATCTAAAAAACGGAAATCAGACGCTGTAATAAGTAATTCAGAATATGaggataaaaagaaaaaaaagaagaagataaaaGACGGAAATGAAAAGCAGACTTTTCCATCAG GAAGTGCAGTTAATAGCCCTTCAGATGGAAATGATAAGCAGAAATGTCCGTCAG GAAGTGCAGTTAATAGCCCTTCGGATAGAAATGAAAAGAAGAATTATAAGTCAG GAAGAGCAGTTAAAAGCCCTTCAGATGCTTCTGTCACTGTAAAAGAGGCAAAAGATGAAAGGACAGAATATCGAATCCAAAAGGAGGACAAAAAGAAAACCTCAGTTccaactgcaaaaaaaaagcagaatTGTCCGTCAA GAAGAGCAGTTAAAAGCCATTCAGATGCTCCTGTCACTGTAAAAAAGACAGAAGATGAAAGGACAGAATATCAATTCCAAAAAGAGGACAAAAAGAAGACTTCTGTTCCATCTGGAGATGAAAAGCAGAATTGTCTGTCAG GAAGAGCAGTTAAAAGCCATTCAGATGCTCCTGTCACTGTAAAAAAGACAGAAGATGAAAGGACAGAATATCAATTCCAAAAAGAGGACAAAAAGAAGACTTCTGTTCCATCTGGAGATGAAAAGCAGAATTGTCTGTCAG GAAGCCCAGTTGATAGCCCTTCAGATAGAAATCAAAAGCAGAATTGTCCGTCAG tttcagGAAGCGCAGTTCATAGCCATTCAGATGCTCCTGCCACCGTAAAAGAGACAAAAGATGAAAGGACAGAATATCAAatccaaaaagaggacacaaagAAAACTTCTGTTCCATCTGGGTTCATGCTTTTGGGAGGATATGAGAACAAACAAGTCAATAAG GTGGAAAGAGTCTTGCCTCAGTGGCTTGCTAAACCAGACGTTTTTCACAGAGACGTTAAAAGCAAACTGCTGCCAATCTCTGACATCAGAGGATTGTCTGCGCCGCTGCTAAGCAGCCTACAGAAAAATGGAATTGAGCATTTCTTTCCAG TACAAGCAGAGGTTATCCCAGCCATTTTGGAGAGTGCACATCATGGGGCGCTGATTGGACGAGCCGGCTTCAAGCCAAGAGATTTTTGTGTTTCTGCTCCAACAGGCAGTGGCAAAACGCTAGCTTACGTCATCCCTATTGTACAA GTACTGATGGAGAGGGTGGTGTGTGAAATACGTGTCTTGGCTGTGCTACCTACAAAAGAGTTGGCTGAACAG GTTTGCAAGGTTTTTTCGACATATGTTCTGGAAACCCCGCTAAGCGTGGTCATGCTGGCAGGTCTGAAGTCCTTTGCAGCCGAGCAGAATTTACTTTCTAAACTGAG ATGTGGCCAGCAAAGGAGTTTGGCTGACATTGTTGTGGCCACTCCCGGTCGACTTGTCGAGCATATCAACCACAACTCAGCCTTCTGCCTGGATCACCTTAGATTTCTT ATAATTGATGAAGCAGACAGGATGATTGACAGCATGGATCATTTTTGGCTCATTGAGGTAATGAAGGCAGTGTACAAGAAGACAAGAGGACCAGAGAAAATATCCATCTTTACCAGAACAGAACTCTCATATGTCACAGCTGCTTG TTTGTCTCCTCCTCAAACGCCACTTCAGAAGCTGCTGTTCTCTGCAACACTCACCAAAAATCCAGAGAAACTGCAACAGCTGGGCCTCAACCAGCCCAGGCTTTTCAGCTCTACCAATTACAGCAACGATGCTTGGCCAGTTGTTGGCGGCCATAGACACGAGCCCTTTGATTTCCCCCCAGGACTGTCG GAGTTTTATGTGCCTTGTACGCTGAGCAAAAAGCCTCTCATCATCCTCCATTTCATCCTGAGACTGAAGCTCAGGCCCATTCTTTGTTTTGCCAATTCCAGAGAAACTGCTCACAG ACTTTACCTGCTCGTCAAGCTCTTTGGTGGCGTTAAAGTGGCAGAGTTTTCCTCCCAACTGCTTCCCCACAAGAGAAAGGCAACACTGAAGGCATTTGAACAGAAGAAGATCCACCT GTTGATCAGCACAGATATAGCTGCCAGAGGTATTGACATCACAGGGGTCAAATGTGTTGTCAACTATGACGCTCCGCAGTTCATCAGGTCATACATTCACAg AATTGGAAGAACTGCAAGAGCTGGAAAATCTGGCCTGGCCTTCACCTTCGTGCTTGGAATACAG GAAAATAACTTTCTTCACATGGTGGCTGAAGCGGGAAGCCCAGGCATCCAAAAGCAGACCATTATACCTTCAAACCTGAGGAGTATGGAAGGCCGATATGAACAAGCATTACAGAAACTTGCTTCTGTAATTAAGGTAAAACAACAGAATCGCTTCATTTAA
- the ddx51 gene encoding ATP-dependent RNA helicase DDX51 isoform X1: MALFQIKRYLGDDEDGITSDEDGITSKEARSLKLLAKLNQKATKKQKCLPDQSPQLSDKNERSVDRPETKKADDSRQETLRSKKRKSDAVMIKSEHEDNKKKQLSDRNEGSVDRPETKKADGSRQETLRSKKRKSDPVISNSEHEDNKKKQLSDKNEGGVDRPETKKADDNRQENLRSKKRKSDAVISNSEYEDKKKKKKKIKDGNEKQTFPSGSAVNSPSDGNDKQKCPSGSAVNSPSDRNEKKNYKSGRAVKSPSDASVTVKEAKDERTEYRIQKEDKKKTSVPTAKKKQNCPSRRAVKSHSDAPVTVKKTEDERTEYQFQKEDKKKTSVPSGDEKQNCLSGRAVKSHSDAPVTVKKTEDERTEYQFQKEDKKKTSVPSGDEKQNCLSGSPVDSPSDRNQKQNCPSGSAVNSPSDGNEKENCPSVSGSAVHSHSDAPATVKETKDERTEYQIQKEDTKKTSVPSGFMLLGGYENKQVNKVERVLPQWLAKPDVFHRDVKSKLLPISDIRGLSAPLLSSLQKNGIEHFFPVQAEVIPAILESAHHGALIGRAGFKPRDFCVSAPTGSGKTLAYVIPIVQVLMERVVCEIRVLAVLPTKELAEQVCKVFSTYVLETPLSVVMLAGLKSFAAEQNLLSKLRCGQQRSLADIVVATPGRLVEHINHNSAFCLDHLRFLIIDEADRMIDSMDHFWLIEVMKAVYKKTRGPEKISIFTRTELSYVTAACLSPPQTPLQKLLFSATLTKNPEKLQQLGLNQPRLFSSTNYSNDAWPVVGGHRHEPFDFPPGLSEFYVPCTLSKKPLIILHFILRLKLRPILCFANSRETAHRLYLLVKLFGGVKVAEFSSQLLPHKRKATLKAFEQKKIHLLISTDIAARGIDITGVKCVVNYDAPQFIRSYIHRIGRTARAGKSGLAFTFVLGIQENNFLHMVAEAGSPGIQKQTIIPSNLRSMEGRYEQALQKLASVIKVKQQNRFI, translated from the exons GTATCTTGGAGATGATGAGGACGGGATTACTTCAGATGAGGATGGGATTACTTCCAAGGAGGCCCGCTCCCTGAAGTTACTCGCCAAACTGAATCAGAAGGCGACAAAGAAGCAGAAGTGTTTACCAGACCAGTCACCGCAGCTTTCTGACAAAAATGAAAGGAGTGTTGATCGTCCAGAGACAAAAAAGGCAGATGACAGCAGACAAGAAACCCTCAGATCTAAAAAACGGAAATCAGATGCTGTAATGATTAAATCGGAACATGAGGATAACAAGAAAAAACAGCTTTCTGACAGAAATGAAGGGAGTGTTGATCGTCCAGAGACAAAAAAGGCAGATGGCAGCAGACAAGAAACCCTCAGATCTAAAAAACGGAAATCAGACCCTGTAATAAGTAATTCAGAACATGAGGATAACAAGAAAAAACAGCTTTCTGACAAAAATGAAGGGGGTGTTGATCGTCCAGAGACAAAAAAGGCAGATGACAACAGACAAGAAAACCTCAGATCTAAAAAACGGAAATCAGACGCTGTAATAAGTAATTCAGAATATGaggataaaaagaaaaaaaagaagaagataaaaGACGGAAATGAAAAGCAGACTTTTCCATCAG GAAGTGCAGTTAATAGCCCTTCAGATGGAAATGATAAGCAGAAATGTCCGTCAG GAAGTGCAGTTAATAGCCCTTCGGATAGAAATGAAAAGAAGAATTATAAGTCAG GAAGAGCAGTTAAAAGCCCTTCAGATGCTTCTGTCACTGTAAAAGAGGCAAAAGATGAAAGGACAGAATATCGAATCCAAAAGGAGGACAAAAAGAAAACCTCAGTTccaactgcaaaaaaaaagcagaatTGTCCGTCAA GAAGAGCAGTTAAAAGCCATTCAGATGCTCCTGTCACTGTAAAAAAGACAGAAGATGAAAGGACAGAATATCAATTCCAAAAAGAGGACAAAAAGAAGACTTCTGTTCCATCTGGAGATGAAAAGCAGAATTGTCTGTCAG GAAGAGCAGTTAAAAGCCATTCAGATGCTCCTGTCACTGTAAAAAAGACAGAAGATGAAAGGACAGAATATCAATTCCAAAAAGAGGACAAAAAGAAGACTTCTGTTCCATCTGGAGATGAAAAGCAGAATTGTCTGTCAG GAAGCCCAGTTGATAGCCCTTCAGATAGAAATCAAAAGCAGAATTGTCCGTCAG GAAGTGCAGTTAATAGCCCTTCAGATGGTAATGAAAAGGAGAATTGTCCGTCAG tttcagGAAGCGCAGTTCATAGCCATTCAGATGCTCCTGCCACCGTAAAAGAGACAAAAGATGAAAGGACAGAATATCAAatccaaaaagaggacacaaagAAAACTTCTGTTCCATCTGGGTTCATGCTTTTGGGAGGATATGAGAACAAACAAGTCAATAAG GTGGAAAGAGTCTTGCCTCAGTGGCTTGCTAAACCAGACGTTTTTCACAGAGACGTTAAAAGCAAACTGCTGCCAATCTCTGACATCAGAGGATTGTCTGCGCCGCTGCTAAGCAGCCTACAGAAAAATGGAATTGAGCATTTCTTTCCAG TACAAGCAGAGGTTATCCCAGCCATTTTGGAGAGTGCACATCATGGGGCGCTGATTGGACGAGCCGGCTTCAAGCCAAGAGATTTTTGTGTTTCTGCTCCAACAGGCAGTGGCAAAACGCTAGCTTACGTCATCCCTATTGTACAA GTACTGATGGAGAGGGTGGTGTGTGAAATACGTGTCTTGGCTGTGCTACCTACAAAAGAGTTGGCTGAACAG GTTTGCAAGGTTTTTTCGACATATGTTCTGGAAACCCCGCTAAGCGTGGTCATGCTGGCAGGTCTGAAGTCCTTTGCAGCCGAGCAGAATTTACTTTCTAAACTGAG ATGTGGCCAGCAAAGGAGTTTGGCTGACATTGTTGTGGCCACTCCCGGTCGACTTGTCGAGCATATCAACCACAACTCAGCCTTCTGCCTGGATCACCTTAGATTTCTT ATAATTGATGAAGCAGACAGGATGATTGACAGCATGGATCATTTTTGGCTCATTGAGGTAATGAAGGCAGTGTACAAGAAGACAAGAGGACCAGAGAAAATATCCATCTTTACCAGAACAGAACTCTCATATGTCACAGCTGCTTG TTTGTCTCCTCCTCAAACGCCACTTCAGAAGCTGCTGTTCTCTGCAACACTCACCAAAAATCCAGAGAAACTGCAACAGCTGGGCCTCAACCAGCCCAGGCTTTTCAGCTCTACCAATTACAGCAACGATGCTTGGCCAGTTGTTGGCGGCCATAGACACGAGCCCTTTGATTTCCCCCCAGGACTGTCG GAGTTTTATGTGCCTTGTACGCTGAGCAAAAAGCCTCTCATCATCCTCCATTTCATCCTGAGACTGAAGCTCAGGCCCATTCTTTGTTTTGCCAATTCCAGAGAAACTGCTCACAG ACTTTACCTGCTCGTCAAGCTCTTTGGTGGCGTTAAAGTGGCAGAGTTTTCCTCCCAACTGCTTCCCCACAAGAGAAAGGCAACACTGAAGGCATTTGAACAGAAGAAGATCCACCT GTTGATCAGCACAGATATAGCTGCCAGAGGTATTGACATCACAGGGGTCAAATGTGTTGTCAACTATGACGCTCCGCAGTTCATCAGGTCATACATTCACAg AATTGGAAGAACTGCAAGAGCTGGAAAATCTGGCCTGGCCTTCACCTTCGTGCTTGGAATACAG GAAAATAACTTTCTTCACATGGTGGCTGAAGCGGGAAGCCCAGGCATCCAAAAGCAGACCATTATACCTTCAAACCTGAGGAGTATGGAAGGCCGATATGAACAAGCATTACAGAAACTTGCTTCTGTAATTAAGGTAAAACAACAGAATCGCTTCATTTAA